The Nitrosococcus watsonii C-113 genome includes the window TGTGAAAGTAGGTCACTGCCAGGCGCCTTAAATAGAAGCCCCCAGCGGGATAACTCCCGCTGGGGGCTTTCCTTTTTCGCTTTGTTAATCTTTAGAATGTGCTAATGTGCTATAGAATTAAAAACCCTTGCCTGCGCTGCTAATAAAGTTAAAATTACAGTAATATTCGAACCATATGCTTGGTGGGTTTATTGTTCTTTTTTTCCATTTTATTGCGGCGCCGTTCGCAGTCGTACATGCTTTATTATTTAAACGCGACCATCGCGCTGCACTAGGCTGGGTTAGTGTTTCGATTTTATTCCCCATTGCGGGTCCTGTGCTGTATTTTTTTTTTGGTGTTAACCGCATTCGCCATAATGCTCGAGAGGTTACCGGCTGGAAATCCAGGTTGCCTTATTTTGGTTACGAGCGAGGCGATGTATTTTTACCGCAAGCCCCCCCCCCGGAGGTAGATGCTTATCCGCTAGTGCATGTGGGTTGGCGTACGACAGCGACTCCACTAATAGCAGGAAATGCCGTAAGTTTTCTTAGGAATGGCGACGCTTTTTATCCACGGCTGATCGAAGCTATTAAGTCTGCGCAGGTACGAATTTGGATTTCCAGTTATATTTTTTCTGGTGATGGTATTGGTATGGAGATTGTCGCCGCTCTTACAGACGCTGCAGAAAGAAATGTGGATACACGCGTCTTGGTGGACGGTGTTGGTGCCTGGTATTCGTTACATAGTTTACGGCGATCTCTGAAGTGTACAGGTATCCGATACGCTGAATTTTTGCCGCCACGGCTACTGCCGCCATCACTTCACATTAACTTGCGTAACCATCGCAAGATTGCAATTATCGATACTGAATATGCCTTTTTCGGAGGGCTTAATATTGATAATCGTCATTTTGTTACCTCTCCTCGAATTGATAATCCACATGAGGATGTACATTTTGAATTATATGGTCCAGCAGCAACTAGTTTAGCCAAAGTTTTCTCCCATGATTGGTATGCCGCCACGCGTGAAATGCTTGTAGTAACGGCTGGTAATGGAGATAAACGGGGTAGCTCATTTGCCCGGGTAATTGAAGATGGTCCAGATGAGGGATTAGACCGGTTAGCTATGACTCTCCTCGGCTTGGTGGGTGGAGCATGTCGGCGAATCCGTATTATGACACCTTATTTTCTCCCCCATCGTGAATTGGTAGGTGCTCTTCAAGGTGCTGCTGTACGTGGCGTCACTGTGGAAGTCTTGCTTCCGCAACAGTCTAATCTACGTTATGTGGATTGGGCAACCCAGCATTCATTATGGGAGTTGTTGCAGTGGGGTGTACATATCAGTTTGAAGCCCTTACCCTTTGCCCATAGTAAACTTTTTATAGTGGATGATGACTATGTGCTTGCTGGTTCATCTAATCTAGATCCGCGCAGTTTGAGACTAAATTTCGAAGTGGGCGTAGAATTGTTTGATACTAGACTGGCAAAGATTGTTAATAATTATTTCGATGATGCTTGGAAAGATGCACGAGTGCTACAATTAGAAGATTTAGATCAGCGCTCCGTACCAACTCGGTTGCGGGATGGTTTTTTTTGGTTGTTTTCAGCCTATCTATAATTACGAAATTAAAGCTGCTATCCTATTCTGAGTCTTAAAGTGGTTTTTATTTTATACAAATGACTGATTTTAGGCCTCTAATGCGCGCTTTTTTCTCTGCTGGTAATACCCGTAATTATGCGTTTCGCAGGCAACAACTGCAAAGCTTGCACCGATTAATTTTCGAACATGAAGAAGAAATCATTCGAGTACTAGCCGCTGACTTTGGTAAGCCAACAGCAGAGACTTATGCTAGTGAAATTGCTTTTCTATACCAAGAAATCAACCATACCCTCAAACATCTTCGTAACTGGATGCGACCAAAGAAAGTATCCACGCCCCTGGTTCTTCAACCCAGCAAAAGCCGTATATATTTCGAACCCAAGGGAGTAGTTTTGGTTGTTGGTCCTTGGAATTATCCTTTTCAATTGACGTTAGCCCCAGTAGTTGCTGCCATGGCGGCTGGTAATTGTGTGGTAATTAAACCTTCAGAACTTACTCCCCAAACTTCAGCTTTGATAAAGCACTTAATTAACAATTATTTTTCGCCAGAATATCTGGTTGTGGTAGAAGGAGAAGGCGCCCAGATTGTTCCGGAGTTAATTGATAAATATCACTTTGATCATATTTTCTTCACGGGTTCGACCCGGGTGGGTGCTATGATTGCTGAACAAGCCGGACGTCATCTAATTTCTACTACCTTGGAACTAGGAGGGAAAAGCCCCGCAATTGTAGAGCGTTCTGCTACCTTTGAAGTAGCCGCTAGGCGCTTGTTATGGGGTAAGTTTTTTAATAGCGGGCAAACCTGCGTTGCACCTGACTATCTTCTCTTAGATGAAGAGATAGCTGATTCATTCATAGAAATTCTTAAAAACAACTTATTAAAATTTTATGATGATCCCTCCCAAGCTAGCCGTCATCTTGCTCGAATTGTAGGTAAAGAGCGCTGGAAAACACTAGTAGGTTACCTGGAACAGGGAAAAATATTGTATGGTGGGCAATATAATGAAGAGAGGCTCTACATTGCTCCGACCTTATTACAAGTTACAGATTTGTCCCAATCCGTGATGCAAGAAGAAATTTTTGGCCCTATCTTGCCTATTATTACCTATCAGAACTGCTCTGAAGCATTAGAAATTATTGAAAGAAATCCTTACCCGCTTGCTTTTTATCTTTTTACTCGTGAAAAGAAAAAGCAGAACTGGTACTTAGAGCATGTTCAGTTTGGTGGAGGTGCTATTAATAATGCCATGGTGCATCTCAGTAACCCAAACCTGCCTTTTGGCGGAATTAACCAATCGGGGCATGGACGATACCATGGCTATGAAGGATTTTCCGCATTTAGTAACCATAAGAGCGTACTCCATAGCGATACCTGGTTTGATCCTGATTTCAAATACCCTCCTTATTCTAAAACCACTTTAAAGTGGTTTCGCCGTTTGTTGGGATAATCTATTTTCGGTAGTCCTGCATTGTGAGTGATAATCGGGATCGGGTTGTTGGGCAAAGGGTCGCATTATAATGGTGGACAAAATACCCAATAGCGCCGACATGGTTTTCTAATTTCTTAGAGGATGTCCCTACCCCGTTACTCCCATTTTTAATAATATCAGTACCACCGCATTGGGGACAGTTCATGGCTATCTCCTTGAGAAATCTATACAAATAGATAGAGCATAACCACTCAATATCAATGCCCGCTTAATAATTCCACTTCAGCCCTTTCCCCTATTATCCAGAAAAAATACGCTTAGATTCAATGGCCCCCATAGATAACTCGCGATAAGTGATATTATCGTGGGTTAAGATCGCGGGACAACTTTAGAATATATTGTTTGTACTATTATGTGAAATAACATATTATGTAATATTTTATTTTAAACATTATTCGGCTAAGGAGACTCCACATGGGACGTCCCGGCGTGACTTATAGAGAAGTAGCCGAAGCCGCCACGCAGCTAACCCAACAAGGCCATATTCCCACCGTAGATGGGGTGCGGGCGCGGCTGGGCACCGGCAGTAAAAGTACGATTGGCCCCTTGCTCAAGCAATGGAAGGCCCAGCATGCGGCGCGGGTAAGTGAATCCGAAACGGGTTTGCCGGTGGAATTGGTGGCGGCGGTGAAAGGGCTCTATGAGAGTCTGCAGCAGCAGGCCCAGAGCCAAATGGACACCGTAAAGGAAGAGACCCAGACCCAGGTGGAAGCGGCCCGGGAGGCACAAGCCGCGGCGGAGGCGCGTCAGCGGGAATTAGAAAGGGCCTTGGAAGCCAAAGAGGCGGCGTGTGCTCAATTAGACGCTGAAAAAGCCACCCTGAAAGTCGCTTTGGAGGACACCCAGCGGGTCCAGCTCACGGTGCAGGCGGAGGCAGCGGGCTTGCGGGAGCGCCTTGAAGACCGCACCCAAGTCGTGCAGGACCTTAAGCATCAGTGGGCCCAAGCCCAGGCCAATCTGGAGCATTATCGGGAATCGATCCGAGCGCAGCGACTACAGGAGCGAGCCGATGCTAGGCGACAGCTTCAGCAGCTCGAGCAAGCCTTAAAGGAAAGTCGGGCGGAAAATCAGGCGTTTCAGGCAACCTACGGTCGGCTGGAGAAGGAGCAGATCCGGCTCCAGGCGGAGTGGGATCAGTTGCATACGGAGAAGACCTCTCTAAGCGAGCAAGTGGAGCAACTCAACCAGAAGCTTGAACAAACCCAGCAGCAGTGGGCAGAAAGGGAAGGGCGATATCAGACTTTAGGCCAGGCTTATCAAGAAGCAATTGCCAAGGTGGAGACTCATAAAAAAAACCTCCTTGAAGTGGAAAAGCAAAAGGCGAGGACACAGGAGAAGATGGAAACATTGATTGCTGCCCTCCAAAAAGCGGAGGATAAAATCGATGGGCTGCAAAGCTAAAAGCAGGTCTTGGCCCAGGAGAAAGCCGCTATCGAGGGGCAGTTTAAACGAAGTTAGGCTGGGTCACCGCATCACTTTTTGTGCAAAAACTGCAGGAATTTCCACAACAAAACAAGCTCACGCAGGCATTGCAAGAATATGGACGCCTACTCCGTACATTTCACATTCTACGCTGGTATGCCGATGAAGCCGAACGCCGGCGCATTAATCTTCCGCTCAATAAAGGCGAAGCGCTGCACTCTCTACGCGCGGTTATTACCGTCGCTAATAAAGGCGTGCTCCGACGCAAACAAGAAGGCGGAGTGGGATCATTGCATACGGAGAAGACCTCTCTAAGCGAGCAAGTGGGGCAGTTAAACGAAGCTTTAACGCACACTCAGCAGCAGCGGGCAGAAAAGGCCCCGGTATTTTCGGGGCCTTTTCTTGAGATAATTTAATAATTTAATTGAGTGACTACTCATCACCACCAAAAATTCCTAAAAGCTGCAGCAGGCTTAGGAATAAATTATAAATCGCCACATACAGACTAACCGCAGCCATGATATAGTTAGTTTCACCCCCATTAACAAGCAAGCTAGTTTGAAACAAAATAAAGCCTGACATTAACAGGATAAACATGGCAGAAACGGCCAAAGATAGGGCAGGAATTTGGAATAACATGGCGGCTAACCCAGCAAGAAAGGCTACTAAAATACCTACCATTAGAAAACCGCCAATAAAGCTAAAATCTTTACGGGTCGTTAGGGCATAGCCTGAAAGGCCAAGGAAAATAACGCCAGTACCCCCTAATGCGAGCATAACGGTTTCATGACCATTGGGTAGACCCAGGTAGAAATTAAGAATAGGTCCTAATGTATAGCCCATAAATCCGGTGAGAGCAAAGATAGCCGCTAATCCCCACGCGCTATTGCGTAGCGCATTAGTTAGAAATAATAAACCAAAATAGCCTATCAATGTAATTATCCAATGCACAGGGGGGGCATTAACCGCCATAGCAACCCCTGCAGTGACAGCGCTAAAAAGCAGAGTTGCAGCAAGAAGAGTATAGGTATTACGCACCAGTTTATTAGTTGCGGGTACCGAAGAGGTTTTCTGTAAAACTACTTGATCGTTGTAACGCATCACATCTCATCCTTACTCTAAAAATGTAGGAGTTTCGCTAAGGCTAGCAACCGCTTAGCGATTTAGTTCTTAGCTTACTTAGTTTTATCGAAAATAGCAATAGTTGAATTTCTTTGTTATCTTTATGATGATCAATGGAGGGCTGGCCGAGAGGTTGAAGGCGCTGGTCTTGAAAACCAGAAGGGGTAAAAAACCCCTCCAGGGTTCGAATCCCTGGCCCTCCGCCATAAATAGTAGATTTTACTATGCGAAAGACATATAACGATGGGCTCGTATTGTTAAGAGAAAAGGGGTAGTTTCAATGGTGGCATCATTACGCCTTAGCCGCAAACCTGGTAACGGTGGCTCTTCTGGAAGAGGCCGAAGACGAGGAAGACGATCATAACGGGTTGCTGGATAAAAGATAGGCAATACCGCCCGTTTTTGTGCTCGCCGTGTTCTTTTCTCTTCTATAATTCTCCAGGCAATATTAGCACGAGGATGGATATGAGGAGGGTTAACAATAGCTAAACGCTCATTAAAGGCAAGTCGATCTAAGCGAGATAAATCAGCTTTAATTAATAAAGGGTTACTTTGGGCCTTTTCAAGGCGTACTTCTAAACGGCGTCGGGCTTCTTCTATATCAATACTTTCAATTTTTGGTAAACGACTCCAAATAAAACTTACTGACTCCGGCACTTGTTCTAAAATCACAAATTTTCGTGTTGCCTGCCGTCTGTGTAAGCGAGCATGTCCTAAAGATGCGAGAGCAATTTTAATTAAAGGCCGTAATAGGGAGGTACCCATTTCTTGATTTTGTTCTTCAATTTTAATTCCATCTATACTTTTTAAAGCTTCTTGTAAATCAGCTTTAGCTTGATTAACGTGATGGATGGTTTCTAAAGTAGTATAAGAAACACCAACTAAGGCAGGGCAGATACAGGTAGAAATTGGATCCTGACCATCACGATAATCGATTGCAGTAACTATTTGACGAACTTGTACGCGGGCTTTAAAAGGATCTTTTTCATGCCAGACCCATAAAGGATAACTTTCTTCTTCTCTTAAGAGCCGATCGAGTATCCTTAATTGAATCTCTAAATGATGCATTGCGGTAGCAAGAGTAGCACGGAGTTGGCTATTTATATTATTCATAATAGCATTATCGTATTTAACATAATATGTATTATACGAACATTAATTAATCATCATCAGAGCAATATCTGTGAAAAAAGATTACTCAAACCAATTTCCCCAAAAAAAAGGAATTATATATCTTAATCATGCGGCTGTTGCACCTTGGCCTCGTCAAACGGCTGAGGCGGTTAAGCGTTTCGCTGAAGAGAATGTCACCATAGGGGCTTGGCGTTACCCCCACTGGTTGGAGACGGAAAAACAGCTACGGGAATTAGCTTGCCGCCTAATTAATGCCCCCTCAACAGATGATATTGCCTTAATTAAAAATACCTCAGAAGGTTTATCTATCGTCGCTAGCGGCTTAGACTGGCAAGCTGGTGATAACATCGTAACGAGCAATCAAGAATTTCCCTCTAATCTTATTCCTTGGCAGGTATTAACAAAACGGGGTGTCCAATTACGTGAAACAAATTTATCAGCGGAACCTACCCCCGAAGACTCATTATTAGCTCAAATAGACGAGAAAACCCGCCTACTGACTATCAGTTCTGTCCAATACGCATCAGGTCTAAAGATGGATCTGGAGAAAATAGGCCAGTTTTGCCGACAGCGAAATATATTATTTTGTGTCGATGCCATTCAAAGCTTAGGATCGCTAAATTTTGAATGCCAAACTATTCATGCTGATTTTGTAATTGCCGATGGCCATAAATGGATGCTAGGTCCAGAAGGCATGGGCATATTCTATTGTCGACCCGAAGCAAAAGAAAAATTACAGCTTCATCAATTCGGATGGCATATGGTGGAAGAAATGGGGGATTACGATAACAAAGTTTGGAGTATCGCCCGATCAGCACGCCGATTTGAATGCGGTAGTCTTAATATGATAGGAATTTTCGCGCTCAAAGAAAGCTTAGATTTATTAATTAATAAGGTTGGCATAGACCAAGTGGAACAGGCAGTTCTCGCAAACACGGCTTATCTTGTTGAAAGAATTCAAGCTGAACCAAAACTCCAATTACTCTCTCCCAGTTCTCCAAATCAATATTCTGGTATTGTCACCTTTAAACATCAAAGAGTAAACTCATCTATTCTCTATCGCCACCTAATAGAGCAAGGAATAATATGTGCTCTACGTGGAGGTGGTATTCGCTTTTCTCCCCATTTTTATACACCCAAGACAGAGCTTGTACAAGCCTTAAACGTATGCCTAAACGTTTAAGGTATTATTAACAAAAATAATACAAGGCCAAAAATACTATTGGGTTAGTACTCTTGGCTTAAACTTGTCGCCTAATTATCTTTTGCTTTATCAATTTCAAGTTTTAACAACTCTGGATTAACGATTTGAGATTTACTTCCACCTCCTGTTTCCATGAAACCCACGCCAACCATTAGAAGAATAAATGCAGCCACACCTATAGCAATATAAATTAACTGTTTATCCATTATAACCTCTTATTTATCAAATATATTTGATTACTAACCCTCAAGCAGGCGCTACTACTTCGGAAAATAAGGAGAAAAAATTTTCTGCTGTTAAATCCTCAAGATTTGCTAACGATGTTTTCCGCAGATCTGCCATGCATTGGGCAACATAACGAACATAAGCGGGTCTGTTGGGTGTACCCCGATGAGGTACTGGCGCTAAGTAAGGAGAATCGGTTTCTATCAGCAAACGATTAGATGGGACTTGGGTAGCCACTTTACGTAAATCTCCTGCATTACGAAAAGTAATAATTCCCGAGAAGGAAATATAAAACCCCAAATCTAAACCCTCCTTTGCTGTTTCCCAATCTTCTGTAAAACAATGAAGGACACCTCCTACTTCATCTGCGCCTTCTTCTTTCAGGATACGCACCGTATCTTTTTTAGCTTGCCTAGTATGTATAATAAGTGGTTTTCTGCATTCTTTTGCTGCTGCAATGTGAACCCGCAAACGCTCACGCTGCCATGCCAAGTCCCCTTCACTGCGAAAATAGTCTAAGCCGGTTTCTCCAATAGCCACCACCTTTGGAGTAGCCGCTAATTTTAGTAATTCTCCCGCACTAATCTTAGCGTCTTTATTGGCATTAGGATGTATGCCAATGGAAGCCGACACCTCAGCGTATTCCTGCGCTAATGCACAAATGTCAGGAAAGGTTTCTAAGTCCACTGACACACATAGCATATGGCCAATTCCTGCTTTTCGCGCTTCCTGCATTACAGGATGCACTGAACCATCAAACGGAGTCAAATCAAGCAAGTTCAAATGGCAGTGAGAATCGATCAACATAAAAATCTATACATCATATTTATGAAAAATAGTATAATAATACCATTTACTTACATCGTATGAGTTGATTTTTCAGATTTAAGCATACCGGCTAAATATGTCTCTATTTTATCCCGAGCTGCACCACCATTGATATCATTAAATTGAATACCAATTCCCGCAGCTCGATTACTTTGAGCCCCTCTCGGAGTAATCCAAACTACCTTACCTGCAACGGGAATCTTCTCTACCTCCCCCATTAAAGTAAGCAGCATAAAAACCTCATCTCCAATATGATAATTTCTATTAGTAGGTATAAATAATCCTCCATTTTTAGTAAAAGGGATATAAGCATGGTAGAGAGCATTGGTATCTTTAATACTCAAAGATAATATACCTTGCCGAGGAGGTAAAGAAGAATCGGATCGATTAGGTATGCTCATGGTGAGACTCGCTAAAACACATTAACCATTGAATGAGTATCCCTTCTAGTAGGAGCTGAGAATTAATATTAATTTGTCCTTTCCACATTTCCCGGTTGCAAGTAGCCTTCTTTTGCAAGGTAAAGAGCATTTCAAAAGTTGCCCTTCGTACAAGCAACTGAAGCGAATCAGCAACATCGCGATTTACCAAAAACCTTTTGGAAACCCCGCTTCTGAGACGAAGCATATCTCCTGCTAGCGTAGACATCCAATATAGCGGTTCTCCCAAGTCATTCTTAAGGCAATTTTTTACCATCTCAAAAAGATCCAATTCACCTTGAGCTAAAGAAAAAAGGTTATTGAGGAAATCCTTACGGTAAGATAAAAAGTCCTGTTCCGCATACTCTAAAGCACGCAAAGGCCCCCCTCCGGATAACATTAGCAAAGTCATCGGATCTAGATCCATAGAAGATGAGAGGCGCTGCTGTAGCCATACTTGTGCCTCTTGGGATTTAAGTGGCGCAAAAAAGAACTGTTGACAACGGCTACGAATAGTGATGGGCAACTGTAAAAATGCAGAGGTAATAAGAACTAAGACTGTTTTACTAGGAGGTTCTTCTAAGATCTTAAGTAAACTATTAGCAGCATTCAAAGTCATTTCTTCAGCAGGAAAAATGGCAACTGTCTTAAATAATGATTGCCGCGCCTTAAGTGCTAGGTGGGACTGGAGCTGCCGAATCTGATTCACTGAGATCGTTTGCTTTCCTTCCTTAGGGGAAAGAGTCATGTTGTCAGGGTGACTGCCAGCGCACTGCAAGCGGCATCCAGAACAAGAACCGCAACCATAGCCTCCTTTTTGTGGATATTCACAGGAGAGAGCCTGAATCAAATTAGACGCAAAAGCCCGTTTTCCCATCCCCACTGGACCCGCTAACAATATAGCGTGGGGCATACGTTTTACAATTTGGGATGCCATAAGTCTATTCCAATGCGGCTGATGCCAAGGATAAAACTCAGACATCCTGATTTACTTCTAAGAATGCTATCATTACTTTCTGAATAGCTTCCTGCACTTTTAATAAAGGTAGCGAAGAATCAATTAGGCAATATTGGGCTGGATATCTTTTAGCCAAGGAAAGGTAGGTCATACGAACACGATCAAAAAAATCAATCTTTTCCTGTTCAAAGCGATCTAGCTGCTGGCAGCGAGTCGCAGCCCTTTGTAATCCAAGCCTCGCAGGGACATCAAATAAAAGAATTAAATCCGGGCGTAAGCCATTAAGTGCCCAACTTTCAAGTGTCGCAATACGTGATAAAGGGAGTTTCCGCCCTCCTCCTTGATAAGCATAGCTAGCGCTTGTAAAGCGATCGCAGAGAATCCACTTTCCCGCTGCTAGAGCAGGAAGAATCACCTGTTGCACATGTTCTACACGAGCCGCAAACATCAATAGAAGTTCCGTATCGGCAGACATGCTTTCTAGCCTCGGCGACAATAATAATTCTCGAATCTGTTCCCCCAATAAAGTACCACCAGGCTCACGAGTAACAACGACATTTTTCCCTGCACTCTGAAGCAACTGCTGAATAAATGTAAGCTGAGTACTTTTTCCAGCTCCCTCAATACCTTCAAGCGCTATAAAAGGCATGATTAATTATTATTCTGCCTACCTAATTGATAGTTTCGTACTGCTTCCTTATGTTCTTTAAAGGTAGCCGAGAAATGATGGCTGCCATCACCACGAGAAACAAAATAGAGTGATTTTTCTCCTGCTGGGTGAAGTGCTGCTTGTAATGCTCCAAGACTAGGCATACAAATAGGTGTTGGAGGAAGTCCAGAACGGGTATAGGTATTATAAAGTGTATCTTTTTTTAAATCCTGGCGCCGTAAATTTCCATCAAAATGATTTCCTAGACCATAGATAACCGTTGGATCAGTTTGTAAGCGCATTCCTCTTTGAAGACGCCGCACGAATACGCCAGCAATCAAAGGCCGCTCTTTGGTCAGTGCGCTCTCCCGTTCAATGATGGAGGCTAGTATCAAAGCATCGTAGGGATTTCGGTAAGGAAGCTCAGGTTCACGATTTTCCCATTCTTGAGCTAGGTGATTTTCCATAAGTTGATAGGCGCGTTGCAAAAAATCCAAGTCAGTGGTATTAGCAGGGAAAAAATAAGTATCAGGGAAAAATCGGCCTTCTGGATGTTCACGAGGATAACCAAGACGTATCATGATCTCAGAATCTAATAATTGTCGATTCAAGGTTTGTTGAAGATAAGGACTATTTTGGACAGCTTTTCTCACTTGCGGAAAAGTCCATCCTTCCACCAAGGTTAAGCTATATTGCTTTACCTTACCTATTACAATTTGGCGCAGAAAAGCCAACGGTGTTATTGCTGCCTGAATATGGTACTCACCGGCTTTAATGTCCTTGGCGACCCCCTGCCAACGAGCTAATAATACTAAATACAGAGGATGCTG containing:
- the mltG gene encoding endolytic transglycosylase MltG codes for the protein MGKKFFFLLALLGFAVGSGILWLKFEYDRFIHIPLQIGQQGLHLVIPSGATIYSVANELHQREVLAQHPLYLVLLARWQGVAKDIKAGEYHIQAAITPLAFLRQIVIGKVKQYSLTLVEGWTFPQVRKAVQNSPYLQQTLNRQLLDSEIMIRLGYPREHPEGRFFPDTYFFPANTTDLDFLQRAYQLMENHLAQEWENREPELPYRNPYDALILASIIERESALTKERPLIAGVFVRRLQRGMRLQTDPTVIYGLGNHFDGNLRRQDLKKDTLYNTYTRSGLPPTPICMPSLGALQAALHPAGEKSLYFVSRGDGSHHFSATFKEHKEAVRNYQLGRQNNN